In the genome of Chlamydia ibidis 10-1398/6, one region contains:
- a CDS encoding aminotransferase class V-fold PLP-dependent enzyme, translating into MDRQQIRTMSRTVWLNNQQAIPPSEEVKESFKTYSDLFSSSSSSPLRLLHETEEAARKLTGCLESTHVFRFVPHFPHATAIIVASLLENSSAFQGRNHLLVPAHDQQYSIDALCRRQGLGTTYDWVTVNNSGRITQEQLIESLTPRTLLFSLSAANGMTGIIEPLKDLLSLCKERGVISHVDLSDILGRAKLTNQILNADILTFSSLALGGIGNIGGMFIKKSLSKFFSLWLPESPCGSLCLSSVAAMKIACQERASSLSSLILSSVNLRMALSRELKTVIPNLEILFPNLENQLPNVMVIGFPNIPTESIGFFLHQQSIYPGLGYERFQPLSQVLQNCGVSPTLCHSSLHFSFTERTKPDHFSILARAISEGTKHLQPAIASAL; encoded by the coding sequence ATGGACAGGCAACAGATTCGAACGATGTCTCGAACCGTTTGGTTGAATAATCAACAAGCAATCCCTCCTTCTGAGGAAGTCAAAGAAAGTTTTAAAACATATTCTGATCTTTTTTCGTCATCATCTTCATCACCCTTACGACTGCTTCACGAAACTGAGGAAGCAGCTCGTAAGCTAACGGGCTGTTTGGAATCCACTCACGTTTTTCGCTTTGTCCCTCACTTTCCTCATGCCACAGCAATCATTGTAGCTTCGTTATTGGAAAATTCCTCAGCTTTCCAAGGCAGAAATCATCTTTTAGTCCCCGCTCATGACCAGCAATATAGCATCGATGCTTTATGTCGTCGTCAAGGTTTAGGGACAACTTATGACTGGGTAACAGTAAATAATTCCGGTAGGATCACTCAGGAACAACTTATAGAAAGCTTAACTCCGAGAACATTGCTGTTCTCTTTGTCAGCGGCAAATGGAATGACAGGAATTATTGAACCCTTAAAGGATTTATTGTCCTTGTGTAAGGAACGCGGAGTCATCTCTCATGTTGATCTTTCTGATATTCTGGGACGAGCAAAATTAACTAACCAAATACTGAACGCCGATATATTAACCTTCTCATCCTTAGCATTAGGAGGAATAGGGAACATTGGAGGCATGTTTATAAAAAAATCTTTGAGTAAATTTTTCTCTCTTTGGCTACCTGAATCTCCTTGTGGAAGTTTATGTTTAAGCTCAGTCGCGGCAATGAAAATAGCTTGTCAAGAAAGAGCATCCTCTCTTTCTTCTTTAATACTGTCTTCGGTAAACTTACGTATGGCGTTATCCAGGGAATTAAAAACGGTTATTCCTAATTTAGAAATCCTTTTCCCTAATTTAGAAAACCAGCTTCCGAATGTAATGGTGATTGGTTTTCCAAACATACCTACAGAGAGTATTGGGTTCTTTTTACATCAACAAAGCATCTATCCGGGATTAGGGTATGAACGCTTCCAACCCTTATCGCAAGTTCTCCAAAACTGCGGAGTGTCTCCTACTCTCTGTCACTCCTCTCTCCATTTTTCATTTACGGAACGAACTAAACCAGATCACTTCTCCATCTTAGCACGAGCTATTTCTGAAGGAACTAAACACTTACAACCAGCTATTGCGAGTGCGCTATGA
- a CDS encoding NifU family protein, with amino-acid sequence MTIPFQPIASWVAAPPKVIKKFRKFYCGGSFSSEDAETKNAYLIIGKQGHHLMGNCVIFFWLVDKENGKIIDAKFQYFGHPYLLILAEITCNLIIGKTYAQAYNVTINDIDKELRVQENKPALIDTYSPLYHFIIDALDIAAEQCMDIPLADGSLPLQEGTFPNISEDAHPFTEEVWTSLSQEAKIQALRNTTEEKILPYVALDGGSVVIENLENNIVTIAYSGNCSGCFSAIGSTLNSIGYLLRTHVYPELQIRVNESSLNFSTNISNTSES; translated from the coding sequence ATGACAATACCTTTCCAACCAATTGCTTCTTGGGTAGCAGCCCCTCCTAAAGTTATCAAAAAATTCCGAAAATTCTATTGCGGAGGTAGTTTTTCCTCTGAAGATGCAGAAACTAAAAATGCCTACCTAATTATTGGGAAGCAAGGGCACCATCTCATGGGGAACTGTGTAATTTTTTTCTGGCTAGTTGATAAAGAAAATGGAAAAATCATTGATGCGAAGTTTCAATACTTTGGTCATCCCTATCTTCTTATTTTGGCTGAAATCACTTGCAATCTCATTATTGGGAAGACTTACGCACAAGCCTACAATGTTACCATCAATGACATAGATAAAGAGCTGCGCGTTCAAGAAAATAAGCCCGCGTTAATAGATACTTATTCTCCTCTGTACCATTTCATCATTGATGCTTTAGACATTGCAGCAGAACAATGCATGGATATTCCTTTAGCAGATGGTTCGCTCCCTCTTCAAGAAGGCACGTTTCCTAACATATCAGAAGATGCGCACCCTTTCACCGAGGAAGTTTGGACTTCTTTATCACAAGAAGCCAAAATACAAGCTCTTAGGAACACAACTGAAGAGAAAATTCTTCCCTATGTAGCGTTAGACGGTGGAAGCGTGGTTATAGAAAATCTAGAAAATAATATTGTAACAATTGCCTACTCTGGAAACTGTTCAGGATGTTTTTCTGCTATAGGTTCTACTTTGAACTCAATAGGTTACCTGCTTCGCACCCACGTTTATCCTGAGCTACAAATTAGGGTCAATGAATCTTCTTTGAACTTTTCCACTAATATAAGCAATACCAGTGAATCTTAA
- a CDS encoding secretory of YscJ/FliF family protein, whose product MFLQFLKKKFSLLRISPLYFFALGGLGLTIFLGKTPTSSLSSSYPQSEKKTTSWFKLTQVGNPKLLESLVKKEQLEKDLTNFEPIANATVAISLSEEEEVSPQLSAILTLKKDAVLSPSLRQSIIDYLVSSVYGLQKEHITLSDNFGQIYSDNIAYPNPASLSRAKEYLSKLLPQRHFTLLHLNTEGSPIIQFLINENYINSLQKNKRERILQHSLNYINQTLDNGNTVQVEILPFSKDTTNRTLILQFIIGGMVLLSSLAIVGLASFYLASYAYEAIPKDPKKIKRGINIGKLVEILQKESPEKIALILSYLDPKKADELFKQLPESTQKQVLEIQQ is encoded by the coding sequence GTGTTTCTTCAATTCTTAAAAAAGAAGTTCTCACTATTGAGGATTTCTCCATTATATTTTTTTGCTCTTGGAGGATTAGGGCTGACTATTTTTCTAGGAAAAACACCAACGTCATCTCTTTCTTCCTCTTACCCACAATCAGAAAAGAAAACAACTAGTTGGTTTAAATTAACACAAGTTGGCAATCCAAAACTTTTAGAATCTCTAGTAAAAAAAGAACAACTAGAGAAAGATTTAACTAACTTTGAACCAATTGCCAATGCAACAGTAGCAATATCCTTATCAGAAGAAGAAGAAGTCTCTCCCCAACTCTCTGCTATTCTCACTCTTAAAAAAGATGCAGTCTTATCTCCATCTCTTCGCCAGTCTATTATAGATTATCTTGTAAGTAGTGTATATGGATTGCAAAAAGAGCATATCACTCTGTCTGATAATTTTGGACAGATCTATTCAGACAATATTGCATATCCGAACCCAGCAAGTTTATCACGAGCAAAGGAATACTTAAGTAAACTGTTACCGCAACGACATTTCACTTTGCTTCACTTAAACACAGAGGGCTCGCCCATAATACAATTTTTAATTAACGAGAATTACATCAATAGTCTGCAAAAAAATAAACGAGAGAGAATTTTACAACACTCTCTTAATTACATAAATCAAACATTGGATAATGGGAATACAGTACAAGTAGAAATCTTACCATTCTCTAAGGATACGACAAACCGGACTCTCATATTACAGTTTATCATTGGTGGAATGGTTTTATTGTCTAGCCTCGCGATTGTAGGACTGGCGAGTTTTTATCTTGCTAGTTATGCATATGAAGCTATCCCTAAAGATCCCAAAAAAATAAAACGAGGAATAAATATAGGGAAGCTGGTAGAGATCTTACAAAAAGAGTCGCCCGAAAAAATCGCTCTAATACTTTCATATCTAGACCCTAAAAAAGCTGATGAACTCTTTAAACAACTACCAGAATCGACTCAAAAACAAGTATTGGAAATACAACAATAA
- a CDS encoding FliH/SctL family protein: protein MTTSQPPGSLSDTQDSPKSKDWDDGFSQGFLEGSISGHEEAFQELLSLIQIFRKLSIHMLSEIEKITHHLKPDLLELAILTCEKFLYRKLDDTEELSLLLSAALQQHTTLQSLSPIKVFLHPDDHQKLSDWMVTHEFPMIKHVEFLSDISCKKSSYKLVLPSGVLRQEIGEELDHLLSVLTT from the coding sequence GTGACAACGTCCCAACCCCCTGGTTCTCTTTCAGATACTCAAGACTCTCCCAAAAGTAAAGATTGGGACGATGGATTCTCACAAGGTTTTCTGGAAGGCAGTATCTCTGGCCATGAGGAAGCTTTTCAAGAGCTTCTCTCTTTGATTCAGATTTTCAGGAAGCTTTCTATTCACATGCTTTCTGAAATAGAAAAAATTACTCATCATCTAAAACCTGATCTTCTTGAACTAGCGATTCTGACTTGTGAGAAATTTTTGTACCGCAAATTGGACGATACAGAAGAACTTAGTCTACTATTGTCTGCAGCGCTTCAACAGCATACTACTCTACAATCTCTATCACCTATAAAAGTCTTCCTTCATCCCGATGATCATCAAAAACTTAGTGACTGGATGGTAACACATGAATTTCCAATGATCAAACATGTAGAGTTTCTCTCTGATATTTCTTGTAAAAAATCTAGTTACAAGCTCGTGCTTCCCTCTGGAGTATTAAGACAAGAAATAGGAGAAGAATTAGATCATTTGCTTTCTGTTTTAACAACATGA
- a CDS encoding FliI/YscN family ATPase — translation MTHLNYEKSQLNYWQPYRACGFLSKVSGNLMEAEGLSACLGELCKISSLRHPDILAEVIGFNSQTTLLMSLSPMYCVTLGAEVLPLRRPPSLHLSDHLLGRVIDAFGNPLDNKEPLPKTHLKPLISPPPAPMTRKPVKDIFPTGIKAIDAFLTLGKGQRIGIFSEPGSGKSSLLSAIALGAQSTINVITLIGERGREVREYIEKHKSDLEQKRTIIVASPAHETAPTKVIAGRAAMTIAEYFRNQGNDVLFVMDSLSRWIAALQEVALATGETLAAHHYAASVFHHVAEFIERAGNNDCGSITALYAILYYPDHPDIFTDYLKSLLDGHFFLTNRGKSLTSPPIDILSSLSRSARSIALPHHYAAAEKLRSLLKIYQEALDIIQLGAYTPGNDKDLDDAVKLIPSIKAFLSQPLSNYCYLENTLKQLEDLVDNESHAN, via the coding sequence ATGACACACCTAAATTACGAAAAATCTCAGCTTAATTATTGGCAACCTTATCGCGCTTGTGGATTTTTATCAAAAGTCTCAGGAAATCTTATGGAAGCTGAAGGATTATCAGCATGTTTGGGTGAGCTTTGCAAAATTTCCTCTTTGCGCCATCCTGACATCCTTGCAGAAGTAATAGGATTTAATAGCCAAACGACGTTATTAATGTCTTTGTCTCCTATGTATTGTGTAACTCTGGGTGCAGAAGTCTTACCATTACGACGCCCTCCCTCACTACATTTATCAGACCATTTACTTGGACGTGTTATTGATGCTTTTGGGAACCCCCTGGATAATAAAGAACCCTTACCCAAAACTCACTTAAAACCACTGATTTCCCCTCCTCCTGCACCAATGACACGGAAACCTGTCAAAGATATCTTTCCTACAGGAATCAAAGCTATCGATGCATTTCTGACATTGGGGAAAGGTCAAAGAATTGGCATCTTTTCAGAACCAGGCAGCGGTAAATCTTCTTTGCTATCTGCCATTGCTTTAGGAGCTCAATCAACTATTAACGTGATAACACTTATTGGTGAAAGAGGTAGAGAGGTACGTGAGTACATAGAAAAACACAAATCAGATTTAGAACAAAAACGAACAATTATTGTAGCTTCTCCGGCTCATGAAACAGCTCCAACAAAGGTCATTGCTGGCAGAGCAGCTATGACCATTGCAGAATATTTTCGGAATCAGGGAAATGATGTTTTATTTGTCATGGACTCATTATCAAGATGGATTGCAGCCCTGCAAGAAGTGGCCCTAGCAACAGGAGAGACATTAGCTGCACACCACTATGCAGCCTCAGTTTTTCATCACGTTGCAGAGTTTATAGAACGGGCTGGCAATAATGACTGTGGATCGATCACAGCACTTTATGCCATACTATACTATCCTGATCATCCTGATATATTTACAGACTATTTGAAATCACTATTAGATGGTCATTTTTTCCTAACCAACCGCGGTAAATCCCTAACCTCTCCTCCTATTGATATTCTTTCCAGTCTTTCTAGGTCTGCACGGAGTATAGCTCTTCCTCATCATTACGCAGCCGCTGAAAAACTAAGGTCTCTTTTAAAAATCTATCAAGAAGCTTTGGATATTATTCAACTCGGTGCGTATACACCTGGGAATGATAAAGATCTCGATGATGCTGTTAAATTGATTCCTAGCATCAAAGCTTTTCTTTCCCAACCATTATCAAATTACTGCTACTTAGAGAACACTCTAAAACAATTGGAGGATTTGGTTGATAATGAGTCGCATGCTAACTAA
- a CDS encoding UTP--glucose-1-phosphate uridylyltransferase, producing the protein MTDSVIFPSILEMSPLKEKLKSINQEHLLDFWPTLSPKQQQRLSSQITSIDVEFFNKQRLLVKTPKSCLKSFRPLTSFGSSGEDPKRSEIGTKLLEKKKVACVVLAGGQGSRLKCDGPKGLFPVSPLKKKPLFQLVAEKVCAASKLANQPLPLAFMTSPLNNRQTRSYFESNDYFGLDPHQVDFFCQPLWPLLSKDGDLFLEDVDTLALGPNGNGCLATLLCTSGLWNKWHSSGIEMVSVIPIDNPLALPFDVELCGFHAMENNDVTIKAALRQTAIEDVGILVESYDSGKTSVIEYSEIPIDERYATHPDNTLKYCLANIGLYCLSMDFIAGAAHKELPLYKAYKYAKRLDTPHCSEKNSWKFEEFIFDLFRYSQRCRTLVYPRQECFAPLKNLEGNYSLATVREALSARERQIFHKVTGKRLSPNTTFELEADFYYPSTSTSLHWENKAFFEEPFFEAS; encoded by the coding sequence ATGACCGACTCTGTAATCTTTCCGTCTATTTTGGAAATGTCCCCACTCAAAGAAAAACTCAAATCAATTAATCAAGAACATTTATTAGATTTCTGGCCCACACTTTCTCCCAAACAACAACAACGACTCTCTAGCCAAATAACCTCTATTGATGTTGAATTTTTCAACAAGCAACGCCTACTAGTTAAAACACCTAAATCCTGTCTAAAATCTTTTCGTCCTTTAACTTCATTTGGTTCTTCTGGAGAAGATCCTAAAAGAAGTGAAATAGGGACAAAGTTGTTGGAAAAGAAAAAAGTAGCTTGCGTAGTTCTTGCTGGAGGTCAAGGTTCTCGTTTAAAGTGCGATGGACCAAAGGGACTTTTCCCAGTCTCACCCCTTAAGAAAAAACCCTTATTTCAATTGGTTGCGGAAAAAGTTTGTGCTGCCAGTAAGCTGGCAAATCAGCCTTTGCCGTTAGCCTTTATGACTTCTCCACTAAATAATAGACAAACGCGTTCGTACTTTGAGTCTAATGATTATTTCGGCCTTGATCCTCATCAGGTTGATTTTTTTTGTCAGCCTTTATGGCCTCTCCTATCCAAAGATGGAGACCTCTTCTTAGAGGATGTGGATACACTTGCTCTAGGCCCTAATGGTAATGGTTGCTTAGCAACCTTATTGTGTACATCCGGTTTATGGAATAAATGGCACAGCTCTGGCATAGAAATGGTAAGCGTGATTCCTATTGATAATCCTCTTGCTCTCCCTTTTGATGTCGAGCTTTGCGGTTTTCATGCTATGGAAAACAATGATGTGACTATAAAAGCTGCTTTACGCCAAACAGCTATTGAGGATGTGGGTATTCTTGTAGAATCATATGATTCTGGTAAAACCTCAGTAATAGAGTATTCGGAAATTCCAATAGATGAACGCTACGCAACTCATCCTGATAATACATTAAAATACTGTCTTGCAAATATTGGTCTCTATTGTCTCTCTATGGACTTCATTGCTGGAGCTGCTCATAAAGAGCTTCCTCTATATAAAGCGTATAAATATGCCAAGCGTTTAGATACTCCCCATTGCTCAGAAAAAAATTCATGGAAATTTGAAGAATTTATCTTTGACCTATTTCGTTATAGCCAGCGATGCCGAACACTTGTATATCCTCGACAAGAATGCTTTGCCCCATTAAAAAACCTTGAAGGGAATTATAGCCTAGCAACTGTGCGTGAGGCATTATCTGCAAGAGAAAGACAAATCTTCCATAAGGTCACCGGAAAACGACTTTCTCCAAACACAACATTTGAATTAGAAGCTGATTTCTATTATCCTTCAACCTCTACTTCCTTACACTGGGAAAATAAAGCGTTTTTCGAGGAACCATTTTTTGAGGCTTCATGA
- a CDS encoding NAD(P)H-dependent glycerol-3-phosphate dehydrogenase, translating into MKEKIAYLGMGIWGFCLASLLANKGFRVVGWARNPDLVDELRTKARHPLAPDIPIHPNLSFTTDMQEAISGASMIVEGVSSAGIRPVAEQVRAITNLQVPFVITSKGIEQDTGLLLSEICLEVFGKTAAQYLGYLSGPSIAREVLKGCPCSVVISAYNSDTLKKIHQAFLTPKFRVYPNSDLKGVALGGALKNIIAIACGISDGFQFGDNAKSGLVTRGLHEIRKLATIMDCRPDTLYGLAGLGDLCTTCFSSLSRNTRFGKLIAEGRTFEQAKAEIGMVVEGAYTALSAHQIAKHHKIEMPITTGIYRVLYENLDLKEAIATLLQRNTKEEYL; encoded by the coding sequence ATGAAAGAAAAAATTGCCTATCTAGGCATGGGAATTTGGGGCTTTTGTCTTGCCTCTCTATTAGCTAATAAAGGTTTTCGTGTTGTAGGTTGGGCACGCAACCCTGATTTAGTTGATGAACTTCGCACAAAAGCCCGCCATCCTTTAGCTCCCGACATACCTATTCACCCAAATCTCTCATTCACCACAGATATGCAGGAAGCTATTTCTGGGGCTTCCATGATTGTAGAAGGTGTATCATCAGCGGGAATTCGTCCAGTTGCTGAACAAGTTAGGGCTATTACAAACTTACAAGTGCCATTTGTTATAACATCTAAAGGGATTGAACAAGATACCGGCTTACTTCTAAGTGAAATTTGCCTAGAAGTTTTTGGTAAAACTGCAGCACAATATCTTGGTTACTTAAGTGGTCCGTCCATTGCAAGAGAAGTCTTAAAGGGATGTCCGTGTTCAGTAGTAATTAGTGCCTATAATTCAGATACCTTGAAGAAAATCCATCAAGCCTTTCTTACTCCAAAATTTCGTGTTTATCCGAATAGCGACTTAAAAGGAGTAGCTTTAGGAGGAGCCCTAAAAAATATTATTGCTATAGCTTGTGGAATTTCAGATGGCTTTCAATTTGGTGATAACGCCAAGTCTGGATTAGTGACACGAGGTCTTCACGAAATTCGAAAGCTTGCAACAATTATGGACTGCCGCCCCGATACCCTTTACGGACTTGCAGGACTTGGAGATCTGTGTACAACCTGCTTTTCTTCCCTAAGTAGAAACACGAGATTTGGTAAATTAATTGCTGAGGGACGTACATTCGAGCAAGCTAAAGCAGAAATTGGCATGGTAGTTGAGGGCGCCTATACCGCGCTATCGGCTCATCAGATTGCCAAACACCATAAAATTGAAATGCCAATTACCACTGGCATCTATCGTGTACTCTATGAGAATTTAGATCTTAAAGAAGCCATTGCTACGCTTTTACAAAGGAATACTAAAGAAGAGTATCTTTAA
- a CDS encoding outer membrane protein B, which produces MNSKLVKRLRLATLSFLALSGAFSSSLYATPAGNPATPVLPGINPEQQGWGALELCRSYDLFAALAGSLKVGFCGDYIFSESSRVSDVPVITSVTTLSGSGPATQVISTEKTMDFDLTNSRTNVSCVFASISLQDISSVFIPLLDVSFEVKIGGLKDYCRLPVNAYRDFTSSPLATESQATNGLIEMQTNYGFVWDLCLRKILWKDGVSFIGASASYRHAACPIDYVVIHNQANPEVFFADSNGKMSHKEWGAHLGMTTYVNDYILPYIGVGVGNTTRMAPADCFNRLESEFTNLKFKVRKINSYRRVMFCCGATSCPSNNFFYTVEGRWGCQRAVHVAGGFHF; this is translated from the coding sequence ATGAACAGCAAGCTGGTGAAGCGCCTACGTTTGGCAACTTTGTCTTTCTTAGCCCTATCTGGAGCCTTTTCTTCTTCCTTGTATGCAACGCCTGCAGGGAATCCTGCGACTCCTGTTCTTCCAGGAATAAACCCTGAGCAACAAGGTTGGGGAGCTTTAGAGCTTTGTCGATCTTATGATTTGTTCGCGGCATTAGCTGGTAGTTTAAAAGTGGGTTTCTGTGGAGACTATATTTTTTCAGAAAGCAGTAGAGTTAGCGATGTTCCTGTTATTACCTCAGTGACCACTCTATCTGGTTCAGGCCCAGCAACTCAGGTCATATCCACAGAAAAAACTATGGACTTTGATCTTACGAATTCTCGTACGAATGTGAGTTGCGTATTCGCATCGATTTCTCTGCAAGACATATCATCAGTGTTTATCCCGTTACTTGACGTCAGTTTTGAAGTCAAAATTGGTGGGTTGAAAGACTACTGCCGTCTACCCGTGAATGCCTATAGAGATTTTACTTCTTCGCCTTTGGCTACGGAATCCCAAGCAACTAATGGATTGATCGAAATGCAGACCAATTATGGTTTTGTCTGGGATCTATGCCTAAGAAAAATTTTATGGAAAGATGGTGTATCCTTCATCGGGGCTAGTGCATCTTATCGTCATGCTGCCTGTCCTATTGATTACGTTGTCATACACAATCAGGCTAACCCAGAAGTGTTTTTTGCCGATTCCAATGGGAAAATGAGCCACAAAGAATGGGGGGCTCATTTAGGCATGACTACCTATGTCAATGATTATATCCTTCCTTATATTGGTGTAGGGGTGGGCAATACTACCCGCATGGCCCCAGCTGACTGCTTCAACCGTTTAGAAAGCGAATTTACAAATCTAAAATTCAAAGTTCGCAAAATCAATAGTTACCGTAGAGTCATGTTTTGTTGTGGAGCAACAAGTTGCCCATCTAACAACTTCTTCTATACTGTGGAAGGACGCTGGGGATGCCAACGTGCTGTTCATGTAGCTGGAGGATTTCACTTCTAA
- a CDS encoding CT620/CT621 family type III secretion system effector: MMDTPFIERYQPYSYLRERPIESERRVSPAEVAADYTKVNEIAHQLQVFQDLLKEASILGLRQELIDSLNREFLQSGAEMALLQTTLAEQNSKEMRKQEKKAFQAHFDKVSPKALTTAPELHPDESGNSVINKMPFQSAFAYILLDKYIPSQESALYALGQELNLSGYAQNLFSPLLEAVKTFNSAPIVYNLGSYISQTSGTSNFKYGYQMVKNRFEEERLALRNDIKNAEQATVLLGKIIKNINSNPSLSEAQKTQLVESANSYIKELEICLVQMKKLMNSLNSLVFIPGSSVYEPSYQIMGSDFSVVEIQTLEGLVVDGEIDIETGTTKGGLLNFFNQCLSDVQNYGDLAQTTQIMLELQLRAMQQEWNLVSASLKIMHNVYRTLISGCR, translated from the coding sequence ATTATGGACACGCCTTTTATAGAGAGATATCAACCCTACTCTTACTTAAGAGAAAGACCTATAGAATCAGAGCGTCGTGTATCTCCTGCTGAGGTTGCAGCGGACTATACAAAAGTGAATGAAATTGCTCATCAGTTGCAAGTGTTTCAGGATTTATTAAAGGAAGCTAGTATTTTAGGCTTGCGTCAAGAATTAATAGATTCATTGAATCGTGAATTTCTGCAGAGTGGAGCAGAAATGGCTTTGCTTCAAACTACATTAGCTGAGCAGAATAGTAAGGAAATGCGTAAGCAAGAAAAGAAGGCATTTCAGGCACATTTTGATAAAGTATCTCCTAAGGCTTTGACAACAGCTCCTGAATTACATCCAGATGAAAGTGGTAATTCTGTTATTAACAAAATGCCCTTCCAGTCAGCTTTTGCTTACATTCTTTTAGATAAATATATCCCATCACAAGAATCTGCCCTATATGCTTTAGGTCAGGAACTTAATCTTTCTGGATATGCTCAGAACTTGTTTAGCCCCTTGTTAGAGGCTGTTAAAACGTTTAATTCGGCTCCCATTGTCTATAATTTAGGTTCCTATATCTCCCAAACTTCTGGAACGTCCAATTTTAAGTACGGATATCAAATGGTGAAAAACCGTTTTGAAGAAGAGCGGCTAGCATTGCGGAATGATATTAAGAACGCAGAGCAAGCTACCGTATTGTTGGGTAAAATAATCAAAAATATTAATAGTAATCCTAGCTTATCCGAAGCTCAGAAAACACAATTGGTAGAATCTGCAAATTCTTATATAAAAGAGTTGGAAATTTGCTTAGTGCAAATGAAGAAACTTATGAACAGTTTGAACAGTTTGGTGTTTATTCCAGGATCTTCAGTGTATGAGCCTTCGTATCAAATCATGGGGTCTGATTTTTCTGTTGTTGAAATTCAAACTCTTGAGGGTTTAGTTGTTGATGGTGAAATAGATATTGAGACTGGAACTACGAAAGGAGGCTTGCTAAACTTCTTTAATCAATGTCTATCAGATGTCCAAAATTATGGTGATCTAGCGCAAACTACTCAAATTATGTTAGAACTCCAGCTTAGAGCCATGCAACAAGAATGGAACCTAGTATCAGCATCGCTAAAGATTATGCACAATGTGTATAGGACATTGATTTCAGGTTGCCGTTAG